DNA sequence from the Atribacteraceae bacterium genome:
AGATTGACCCATCCGGATAATTATGATAAGAAGAATGTGCTTTAAGAGTTCCTGGACGAATCCAATGGGCGATTTTTTTAAAGAATTTTCCGGCAGCCTTATGGTGTCATCGGGAATGAAATGAATATCGATAACTGAAATTGTTGTATTGATGGAGGCAACTAATATGGATCAGCTCTATCGGGAAATTCAGGAACAACCGGATGTCTTTGGGAGAATACGCGATCAGTATATAAATGAAGACTTTTTCAGGTATTGGAACAAGGAAGTGTTCGGAAAAATCATTCTCACCGGTATGGGGAGTTCACTTTTCGCTGCTTATCCCTGTTACTTGCGCCTTCTGGAAAGAGGGTTCCCGGTCAATTGGATCGATGCGTCGGAACTCCTCCATTATGGTTTGGATGGGTTGCGGGAGGATGACACGCTACTGTTTTTTTCACAGTCCGGAGAATCATATGAGCTTCTGAAAATTGTGGAGTCGCTACCGAAAAAACGGCCGAGACTGATCGGGGTGACCGCACATCCAAATAGCGCACTGGGCGGTTCCTGCGATGAAATCATCGATATCATGAGCGGTCCGGAACGGGCGATTACATCCACCAAGACACATTCCTCGATGGTTGCTGTGGCCAACTTGTGGGCCATGGCTCTCGTTGGCGAAAAACAGCGTTTTCTTGATTCTGCACTGGCTTTTGACCTCCTGGTTCAGGAGGCGGATAGGGTGATTCAGAGTGCGCCTGAATGGGCGAGGAGGACCTTGCGAAATCTCGAGTTTACCCGGGGTACGCAGACTAAGGCAATCATCGCCCGGGGACCGGCCTTGAGCTCGGCATGGCATGGTTGTTTGTGTTTTTACGAATGCGCCAAAGAACCATTTATGAGCTTTACCGGAGGCCAGTTTCGCCACGGACCCTTGGAACTTGCTTTCAAGCCGATGTTGGCTATCGTCCTGGCTCTTCCTGGGAAAACCAACGGTATTATGTGCGCACTGGCTTCCGAATTATTGGAAAAAAAGTGCGGCGTACTTCTCATCGGCCAGTGCGATACAAAAGCAGGACTAGCTCATGAAGTTCTTTCCCTGCGCTTCCCCGATGAGTATTTTGGACCGCTCCTGTCCATTATACCCCTGGAGCTTTTGTCGTATTATCTGGCGGAAGAGAAAGGCATTGAACCGGGTACGGCTTATTTAATCAGCAAAACGACCTCACGGGAGTGACTCGCCGTTGGATATCCCCGAGGCCAGATACACATGGACCGTCTCTTCCAGAAAGCCTTCGATCAATTTGATCAGATAATCTCCGGCGTGTAATCCAAGCTCATAGGATTTCCGGTCGATACCGGCGAGAGACGGTTTCAGGCATTGAGCCACCTTGCTTTCGATTGTGCTGACGACCCCGATGTCGGCGGGGATGGATAGTCCAGACTCCAGGCAGGCCTCATAGCATCCCATGGCCAGGACTTCGTTTCCCGTATAGATGATCCGGGGCCGGTGCTTCAAAAGTTCCAGGGTGAGCTTTTTCGCCCGGTAGGCGTCACGATCGCAATGCACAAGGAGCTCTCGCTGATACATTAAACCTTTTTTCTCATGGGCCAGGATATAGCCTCTTTCTTCCTGGCTGGTCTTGACCAGTTGACGGCTCAAGCCCAGATAGGCGATCGGTGTCAGTTGACGATCGATAAGCCGCTCAATGGTTTCACGAACCAGATTTTCCAAATCAATGTCAACCCAGTCGATTTGCCGTTTTTGATTGCTTTCGGGCTTTCCAACACAAATTGTAGGAATTTTCCGATCCTTGAGAATTTTAATCCGGTAATCCCGCCGCCTGATTTCCGGAAGAATGAACCCGTCAACTTGACTGTGATCGGCGAGTTCTTCGAAAAAATAATCCTGGATTTGATGATCGGGCGCCGTGGTTATAAGCAGCTGATATTTCCAATTATTACAGGTGTCAGCCACCCCGCTGAAAAAGCCCGGGAACAAGAATCCGGATTGAACTGCTTCACTTGAGGCTTCGGAAAGGACCAAGGCAATGCGTTTGGTTTTTCGGTCGGCGTTCGGCCGAATATTTCTTCGGGGGACATACCCGATATCTTCGGCAATTCCTAAAACCCGTTCCCAGGTTTTTTGGCCGACTTTGTTTTTCCGGTTATTGAGCACGTTGGAAACAGTACTTTTGGAAACCCCGGCTCGCTGGGCAATATCTTCAATGGTTACCTTCATGATCGAAGCCTCCCTCTCTGTAAAAAACACTTCATCCCATCCTCTATTTTCTTGCTCGCTGCCGTCGGGCACCGACTGGTTGACTCTTGTTTGAGACAAGGTGAAGCCTTAACGATATTGGCTTATACTTGCACTAAATTTATTTATTTTCTCATAAATAGTTCCCACCGTTTTATCTTATTTTTTAGGAATGTACAGTCCTCGGTTCTCATTTATTTTCAACCGATCGTCCGAGAGGTTATATGCAAGTATATTTCCAGGATTTTTGATTGCTTTCGGCAGGTAAATCAAACGTAAACCCGAAAAGAGACTCCGGTAGAGAACTATTCGAAATAATCAACTATGAGAGCGAGTGGAATTGTCTTCCTTAGACTGGTTTTTCTGGCTTTCCATGCCCTGTCCGCTCCGTTATAATGGATAAGCAGGGGAGGATGGTGAGAAGACTGGAGACAGCAGAACCGGTTGAGCGTCGATCAGCAGGCCACAGAAACAAGCGAGTGGAACGTATTACCCGAAGTCGGGGAATACAAAGAATAGAGCTCTCGAAAGATGGCCACACTGATTTTGAAGATGAATTTTCGGGGATACCGGAGGGAAAAAGTGCCGCTTGAAATAAATCTGGAGGCTTGGGGCTCTTTATGACTTGGGAATTACCTCAGGATGAATTTATCCAGTTTGCCAGAATTCAAAGGGCGGCGGGTCTTGTACCCAGAATTCGAGGCTTGGTCAACGGATTTTTAGAAAGAGCTGGAATAACCGAGAGAGTGCGATGAGTGTTTTCTATCCCCGGATCAGGAATTTCAAGCGTTTTCGGGAAATCATGCGGGTTATGTCCCGGTATGGTTTTCGCTTGTTATTCCGCCGTTATCATCTTTTTGAGCAAGTAAGACTGTATCCGCAGCGAAAAACCCGGCTGAACCCCCCCCAGGTCAATCTCCGACTGGCTCTTGAAGAACTCGGTGCTACGTTTATCAAGCTTGGGCAGATCCTGAGCACCCGGATCGACCTTCTTCCCGAAGAGTACTGTCGGGAGTTGAAGAAGCTTCAGGACAAGGCCCCCCCTGTCGATTTCAGCCAAATTCGCGAGGTCATAGAAAAGGAACTCGGCCATCCTCTGGCCGATGTTTTTTCCAATCTCGATCCGGTCCCACTGGCTTCGGCATCTATTGCCCAAGTACATCAGGGCACCCTCAAAGACGGGCGGAAGGTTGCAGTGAAGGTTCAAAAGCCTAAAGTCGAAGAACAAGTACATGCCGACCTGGAGATCTTGAGCTATTTAACCGCCTTGGCTGGCCGCCTGCATATTATTCCGGAATCATTTTCCGCAACGGAAATTTACCATGAATTCAGGAAAATTATTTTACGTGAAATCGATTTTCTCTATGAGGCGATCAACGCAAAAAAATTCAAGGAAAATTTTTCCGGGTTTCCAGAAGTCTATATCCCCGAGGTTTACCGCGACTATACAACGAGACGGGTTCTCATGCTGGAACTGATCGAGGGTGAACGGATCTCGCGAATGAGCCTATGTCAGCTGGGGGATATCGATTGTCATG
Encoded proteins:
- a CDS encoding SIS domain-containing protein, whose protein sequence is MDQLYREIQEQPDVFGRIRDQYINEDFFRYWNKEVFGKIILTGMGSSLFAAYPCYLRLLERGFPVNWIDASELLHYGLDGLREDDTLLFFSQSGESYELLKIVESLPKKRPRLIGVTAHPNSALGGSCDEIIDIMSGPERAITSTKTHSSMVAVANLWAMALVGEKQRFLDSALAFDLLVQEADRVIQSAPEWARRTLRNLEFTRGTQTKAIIARGPALSSAWHGCLCFYECAKEPFMSFTGGQFRHGPLELAFKPMLAIVLALPGKTNGIMCALASELLEKKCGVLLIGQCDTKAGLAHEVLSLRFPDEYFGPLLSIIPLELLSYYLAEEKGIEPGTAYLISKTTSRE
- a CDS encoding LacI family DNA-binding transcriptional regulator — its product is MKVTIEDIAQRAGVSKSTVSNVLNNRKNKVGQKTWERVLGIAEDIGYVPRRNIRPNADRKTKRIALVLSEASSEAVQSGFLFPGFFSGVADTCNNWKYQLLITTAPDHQIQDYFFEELADHSQVDGFILPEIRRRDYRIKILKDRKIPTICVGKPESNQKRQIDWVDIDLENLVRETIERLIDRQLTPIAYLGLSRQLVKTSQEERGYILAHEKKGLMYQRELLVHCDRDAYRAKKLTLELLKHRPRIIYTGNEVLAMGCYEACLESGLSIPADIGVVSTIESKVAQCLKPSLAGIDRKSYELGLHAGDYLIKLIEGFLEETVHVYLASGISNGESLP